The genomic region GCTGGGCACCCCCGCAAAGGGCTGCACCCGCACCGACCGGATCCGGCCCGCCACCCGGGCGGGGCGGCGGGGGTGGACCTCGGCTATCGGGATGGTCCCCGCCACGTCCAGCCCCGAGAGGAGGCTCTCCTCCCGGCGCTCCCGGGGGGCCCGCTCCCTTCCGGCGGCGGGCGCCGGGTCGGGCCGGGACGCCGCCTCGGCCCCGGCCTGGGCCCGCCGGCGGTGGATCCGCTCGAGGGCCACGTCGACCGGGAACGGCACGATGGTGGCGGTCACGTGGGGAAGCTGGGCCACGACCTCCACCATCCGGTCGGCGGTCTGGTCGTGCAGCACCCGGGCCAGGGGCCCGCGGTAGGCCCGGCGGGGCAGGAGCACGCTGACCTCGGTCTCCCCGTCGGCGGAGGCCTCGGCCGCCAGCTCGAGGGCGGCCCGGGTGAGGCGGCGGTCCTGACACTCGATCAGCTCCAGGGTGAGCCGGGACAGCCCGAGGCGCGACCAGCGCTCCGACAGATCGGCGGCGTGGGCGGTGTCGAGCACGAAGTGCACGGCGCGCAGCTCGTCGGGGTTGAGGGTGCGGGCGTACTGGATGGCGCGGGCCGTGGCCAGGTCCAGCCGGTCGACGAGCACCAGCACGGTGTGGCGGCGCAGGGTGGGGGCCTCGGCCGCCCGGGCGGCCACGCCCTCCCCGAGCACGGCCGCCTCCAGCCGGTACCGGCGGTTGAGCCGGCTGAACGCCGCCACCAGGAGGGGCAGGAGGACCACGACGACCCACGCCCCCTCGGTGAACTTGGTGACCACGAAGACGAGGTCGACGATGGCCGACAGCACCCCGGCGCCGGCGCAGATGCCCAGCTTTCGCCTCCAGTGCGACCCGCGCTCCTTCCAGTGGTGGCGGACCATGCCCGCCCCCGACAGGGTGAATCCGGTGAACACGCCTATGGCGTAGAGGGCTATCAGCGAGTTCACGTTGGAGTTGGTGACCAGGAGCAGGCCCATCGCCACGACCGTGAGCACGATGATCCCGTTGGAGAAGACCAGGCGGTGACCCCGGCGCATCAGCTGGCGGGGCAGGAAGGAGTCCTCGGCGGCGAAGCTGGCGAGGAAGGGGAAGCCGGTGAAGCTGGTGTTGGCGGCCAGGATCAGGATGGCGGCGGTCCCCGTCTGCAGCATGTAGTAGAGGAAGGGGCCGGCCCCCCTGCTGCCGTAGACGTACTTGCCGACCTGGGAGATCACGGTCGGTGTCCCCGACTCGAAGGGGACCGGGTGGGTCAGGGAGGCGAACACCGAGACCACGAGGAACATGGTCCCGAGGATGATGGCCATCCAGACCAGCGTCTGGCGGGCGTTGCGGGACTGCGGGGACCGGAAGACGCTCACCCCGTTGGAGATGGCCTCGGTGCCGGTGAGCGCCGAGCCGCCGCTGGCGTAGGCCTTGAGGACGATGAACAGCGACGCCCCGAGGAACAGGCCCGAGCCGCGATGGCCGGGGTGCAAGGTTCCGGCCAGCTGGGCGGTGTGCTCGTGCAGGTGCCCGAGGGCCGCCCGCACCGCCCCCACCCCCGCCAGCACGACCATGTTGGCGATGAAGAAGAACGTCGGCACCGCGAAGCTGCGCCCCGCCTCCCTGATCCCCCGCAGGTTCCCGTAGGCCAGCAGCAGCACGAAGCCGATCCCGATGGCCGTGGTGGCCCGGCTGAGCGCCGGGACCGCCGAGGTGATGGCCGCCGTTCCCGCCGCCACCGAGACCGCAACCGTCAGCGTGTAGTCGACGAGGAGCGACGCCGCCGCCACCTGCGACACGAGCGGGCCGAGGTTCTCCCGGCTGACGACGTAGGCGCCTCCGGCTTTGGGATAGGCCTGCACGACCTGGCGGTAGAGCAGGGTGACGAGCACCAGCACGCCGATGATGGCGAGGGTGATCGGCACGAGCATGCTGAAGGCGGCCAGCCCGATGTAGGGGAACAGCACGACCAGGATCTCCTCGGTGGCGTAGGCCGAGGAGGACATGACGTCGGAGGACAGCACCGCCAGGGCAGTGGGCTTGCCCAGGCGCTCGGAGGCCAACCGCTCGCTGACGAGGGGCGGGCCGAGGAGCAGCCGTTTGACGCGATAGCCCGCGGACTCCGGGAGGGCCGGCACTTCCTTCGCGCTCACGAGCGAAGCGTACGACCGGGGGCGCCCGGGATGGCAATCACCGCCAACCGCCTGTAGTAGCAATTGGACCTGTGCACGTGGTGATCGTCGGGTGCGGGCGGGTCGGCTCGGGCCTCGGGATCTCCCTGGTGGCCGACGGCCACACCGTGGCGATCATCGACAAGCGCTCCTCGGCCTTCCGGCGCCTCCCCGAGGGCTGGGGGGGCCAGACCCTGAGCGGCTTCGGCTTCGACCGCGAGACGTTGGAGGAGGCGGGCATCCGCACGGCCGGGGCGCTGGCGGCGGTGACCAACGGGGACAACTCCAACATCCTCTCGGCGCGGATCGCCCGGGAGACCTACGAGGTCGAGAGCGTGGTGGCCCGCATCTATGACCCTCGCCGGGCCACCATCTACCGCCGCCTCGGGATCCCTACGGTCGCCACGGTCACCTGGACCACCGACCAGGTGCTGCGCCGGCTGTTCCCCGAGCGCGCCGAGGTGGAGTGGTCCAGCCCGGCCGGGGAGCTGTGCCTGGTCGAGCGGGCCCTCCCACCGGGGTGGGCGGGGCGGAAGATCAAGAAGCTCGACGTGCCCGGGGAGATCCAGGTGGTCGGGATCATCCGCGCCGAGCAGGCCCGCCTGGCCACCGACGAGATCGGCCAGGAGGGGGACATCCTCCACATCGCCGTGCAGCGTCCGGCGCTCGACGAGCTCGAGCGCCGCCTGAAGGCCCCCGAGCTGTGAGGGACCGGGCCGGGTGAAGGTCGTCATCGTCGGGGCCGGCAACGTCGGCACGTTCATCTCCACCGACCTGCAGGCCGGCGGCCACGACGTCACGCTGATGGAGAAGGACTACGAGCTGGCCCGGCGCCTGTCCCAGACCCTGCCCGTGAAGATCCTGGCCGCCGACGCGTGCGAGGTGAGCAACCTGCAGCGCGCCGAGGTGGGCGAGGCCGACGTGGTCGTGGCCGCGACCGGGGACGACGAGGACAACCTGGTGGTGTCGCTCCTGGCCAAGCAGGAGTTCGCCGTGCCCCGCGTGGTGGCCCGGGTGAACCACCCCAAGAACCACTGGCTGTTCAACGAGGCTTGGGGAGTGGACGTGGCGGTGTCGACACCCCATCTCCTGACCGGAGTGGTCGAGGAGGCGGTCAGCGTCGGGTCGCTCGTCCGTCTGCTGCAGCTCGAGCAGGGCGAGGCCAACCTGGTCGAGGTGACCCTGGCCGACGACTCGCCGGCCGACGGGCGGAGCATCGCCGACCTGAGCATGCCCCGCGACGCCACGGTGGTGGCGGTGATCAGGAGCGGCCACGTGGTGGTGCCGCGGGGTGACACGGTGCTCGTGGCCGGCGACGAGGTGCTGGCCCTGGTCACACCGCGGTCGGTCGACGAGGTGCGCACCCTGCTCATCGCTCCTTAGCCGTCCCGCTCCTCCCACGGGTCGCATTTGATTGTGAGGGTCAGGGAGCTGCCCTCCACTCCCACCTCGTCGACCAGGGCGCGGATGAGAGGCAGGCGCAGCTCACCCTCGACGGCGGCCCGGCCGGGGTCGGTGGGGATGTCGGCGGGCGGGGCCAGGAATGCGGCCTCCCCCTCGGAGATCACCGCCACCACACACCGGTCCGGGGCCTCGTGCCAGCGCAGCACGACCGTCTCCCCGTGCTCCATCGCCTCGGTCACCGCTTCGGACGCAGCCAGCACCAGGTCCTCGGTGCGCTCGTCGTCGAGGTCGCGCCGCTGGGCCAGCGTGTGCACGAGCATGCGCGCCACTCCAAGGCCGTTGGAGTCGGAGGGGAGGTCGACGTGGACCCCGCCGGTTCGCTCGACGAAGTCGAGGACGCCCGGGCTGATCGTCACCGGTCCCGCCTTCGGGGTCAGGACGCGGAGGGGGCGTTCTTGGTGGCCGAGTCCACGTCGTCGAAGATCTCGAAGACCTTGGTGAGCCCGGTGATCTCGAACACCTTGAGGATCCGGCGCTGGGTGCAGACCAGGGTCAGGTCCCCGTCGTGGCTGCGCAGCCGCTTGAGCCC from Acidimicrobiales bacterium harbors:
- a CDS encoding amino acid permease, giving the protein MSAKEVPALPESAGYRVKRLLLGPPLVSERLASERLGKPTALAVLSSDVMSSSAYATEEILVVLFPYIGLAAFSMLVPITLAIIGVLVLVTLLYRQVVQAYPKAGGAYVVSRENLGPLVSQVAAASLLVDYTLTVAVSVAAGTAAITSAVPALSRATTAIGIGFVLLLAYGNLRGIREAGRSFAVPTFFFIANMVVLAGVGAVRAALGHLHEHTAQLAGTLHPGHRGSGLFLGASLFIVLKAYASGGSALTGTEAISNGVSVFRSPQSRNARQTLVWMAIILGTMFLVVSVFASLTHPVPFESGTPTVISQVGKYVYGSRGAGPFLYYMLQTGTAAILILAANTSFTGFPFLASFAAEDSFLPRQLMRRGHRLVFSNGIIVLTVVAMGLLLVTNSNVNSLIALYAIGVFTGFTLSGAGMVRHHWKERGSHWRRKLGICAGAGVLSAIVDLVFVVTKFTEGAWVVVVLLPLLVAAFSRLNRRYRLEAAVLGEGVAARAAEAPTLRRHTVLVLVDRLDLATARAIQYARTLNPDELRAVHFVLDTAHAADLSERWSRLGLSRLTLELIECQDRRLTRAALELAAEASADGETEVSVLLPRRAYRGPLARVLHDQTADRMVEVVAQLPHVTATIVPFPVDVALERIHRRRAQAGAEAASRPDPAPAAGRERAPRERREESLLSGLDVAGTIPIAEVHPRRPARVAGRIRSVRVQPFAGVPSLECTLEDQTGRILITFMGRRRVPGIEPGARLLADGVVGTHRGRPAILNPIYEILAPAEPAEVT
- a CDS encoding TrkA family potassium uptake protein, whose translation is MHVVIVGCGRVGSGLGISLVADGHTVAIIDKRSSAFRRLPEGWGGQTLSGFGFDRETLEEAGIRTAGALAAVTNGDNSNILSARIARETYEVESVVARIYDPRRATIYRRLGIPTVATVTWTTDQVLRRLFPERAEVEWSSPAGELCLVERALPPGWAGRKIKKLDVPGEIQVVGIIRAEQARLATDEIGQEGDILHIAVQRPALDELERRLKAPEL
- a CDS encoding TrkA family potassium uptake protein — translated: MKVVIVGAGNVGTFISTDLQAGGHDVTLMEKDYELARRLSQTLPVKILAADACEVSNLQRAEVGEADVVVAATGDDEDNLVVSLLAKQEFAVPRVVARVNHPKNHWLFNEAWGVDVAVSTPHLLTGVVEEAVSVGSLVRLLQLEQGEANLVEVTLADDSPADGRSIADLSMPRDATVVAVIRSGHVVVPRGDTVLVAGDEVLALVTPRSVDEVRTLLIAP
- a CDS encoding ATP-binding protein, producing MTISPGVLDFVERTGGVHVDLPSDSNGLGVARMLVHTLAQRRDLDDERTEDLVLAASEAVTEAMEHGETVVLRWHEAPDRCVVAVISEGEAAFLAPPADIPTDPGRAAVEGELRLPLIRALVDEVGVEGSSLTLTIKCDPWEERDG